The Ziziphus jujuba cultivar Dongzao chromosome 7, ASM3175591v1 genome includes a region encoding these proteins:
- the LOC107424445 gene encoding calmodulin-lysine N-methyltransferase, protein MENETTKASSLRWRILRQALLRRRPPQPPDDESEIGIERISRKAVNGFNLIPCCLVNDDDADDHSASSSKSNRPREATVCYTLPVEGAPKLFLTQRMDSLANLDDFEICNKYDIDNTGLVCQWPSEDVLAYFCLSHADMFRSKRVIELGSGYGLAGLVIAAVTEASEVIISDGNPQVVNYIERNINANSGAFLGTKVKSVTLHWNHDKIANMSNTFDLVVASDCTFFKEFHKGLAQIVKCLLKKVGPSEALFFSPKRGDSLDKFLEQIKENGLQFSITENYDAEIWKRHQRFMNGDTSWTSYQKDHCYPLLIRISR, encoded by the exons atggaaaacGAAACCACAAAGGCTTCGTCTCTAAGATGGAGAATTCTTCGTCAAGCTCTTCTCCGCCGTCGACCACCCCAACCTCCCG ATGATGAATCTGAGATCGGAATAGAGCGGATTTCTAGGAAGGCCGTTAATGGCTTTAACCTGATACCTTGTTGTTTGGTGAACGATGACGACGCCGACGACCACTCAGCTTCGTCGTCAAAGTCAAACCGCCCAAGGGAAGCTACTGTATGCTACACCTTACCCGTTGAAGGTGCTCCCAAACTTTTCCTAAC CCAAAGGATGGACAGCCTTGCCAACCTCGATGATTTCGAGATTTGTAATAAATATGATATCGACAACACCGGGCTTGTGT GTCAGTGGCCGTCAGAAGATGTACTCGCTTATTTTTGCTTGTCACATGCAGACATGTTCAG GTCCAAAAGAGTTATTGAACTTGGATCAGGTTATGGCTTAGCTGGTTTAGTTATTGCAGCAGTTACTGAGGCATCAGAAGTTATAATCTCAGATGGAAATCCTCAAGTGGTTAATT ATATTGAGCGTAATATCAATGCCAACTCTGGAGCATTTCTTGGTACAAAAGTGAAGTCTGTGACATTGCATTGGAATCATGATAAAATTGCAAATATGTCCAACACTTTTGATCTTGTTGTTGCAAGTGACTG CACCTTTTTTAAGGAATTCCACAAAGGACTCGCTCAAATTGTCAAATGCTTGTTAAAGAAAGTAGGACCATCTGAAGCTTTATTTTTCAGTCCTAAAAGAGGCGACTCGTTGGACAAGTTCCTAGAGCAAATCAAAGAAAATGGTTTGCAGTTCAGCATAACAGAGAATTATGATGCAGAAATTTGGAAGCGACATCAGAGGTTCATGAATGGTGATACCTCATGGACCAGCTACCAAAAGGATCACTGCTACCCTTTACTGATCAGGATATCGAGATGA
- the LOC107424409 gene encoding ferredoxin--NADP reductase, leaf-type isozyme, chloroplastic isoform X1, whose product MATAVTAAVSFPSSKSTTLPTRTSIILPDRIPFKKVPLHYRDVSTGNRVVSIRAQVTTEAPAKVVKESKKNEEGVVVNKFKPKNPYTGRCLLNTKITGDDAPGETWHMVFSTEGEVPYREGQSIGVIADGVDKNGKPHKLRLYSIASSALGDFGDSKTVSLCVKRLVYTNEKGELVKGVCSNFLCDLKPGAEVNITGPVGKEMLMPKDPNATIIMLATGTGIAPFRSFLWKMFFEKHEDYNFNGLAWLFLGVPTSSSLLYKEEFEKMKEKAPENFRLDFAVSREQTNEKGEKMYIQTRMAQYAEELWQLLKKDNTFVYMCGLKGMEKGIDDIMAGLAARDGIDWTEYKRQLKKAEQWNVEVY is encoded by the exons ATGGCAACCGCTGTAACTGCTGCGGTTTCATTTCCTTCCTCCAAATCAACAACTCTTCCTACCAGGACCTCTATCATCTTACCCGATAGAATACCCTTCAAGAAG gttcCTTTGCACTACagagatgtatctacaggtaaCAGAGTGGTTTCCATCAGGGCCCAGGTGACAACTGAAGCTCCTGCTAAGGTTGTGAAGGAATCAAAGAAGAATGAAGAAGGTGTGGTGGTTAACAAGTTCAAACCCAAGAATCCTTACACTGGTAGGTGCCTTCTCAACACCAAGATCACTGGTGATGATGCTCCTGGAGAAACTTGGCACATGGTCTTCAGCACTGAGG GAGAGGTTCCCTATAGAGAAGGTCAATCTATTGGAGTAATTGCAGATGGTGTTGACAAGAATGGAAAGCCTCACAAACTGAGGTTATACTCCATTGCCAGCAGTGCTCTTGGGGACTTTGGAGACTCCAAAACT GTCTCTCTCTGTGTGAAACGGCTTGTCTACACCAATGAGAAGGGAGAACTTGTTAAAGGAGTCTGTTCAAACTTTCTGT GTGACTTGAAACCTGGCGCTGAAGTGAATATTACAGGACCAGTTGGAAAAGAAATGCTTATGCCAAAAGATCCTAATGCAACCATCATTATG CTTGCAACTGGAACTGGAATTGCTCCTTTCCGATCATTCTTGTGGAAAATGTTCTTTGAGAAGCATGAAGACTACAAT TTCAATGGTTTGGCATGGCTTTTCTTGGGTGTCCCAACAAGTAGCTCACTGCTATATAAGGAG GAATTcgagaaaatgaaagagaaggCTCCCGAGAACTTCAGGCTTGACTTTGCCGTCAGCAGAGAGCAGACAAACGAGAAAGGAGAGAAAATGTACATCCAAACCAGAATGGCTCAGTATGCAGAAGAGCTATGGCAACTACTCAAGAAAGATAACACATTTGTTTACATGTGTGGACTGAAGGGAATGGAGAAAGGAATTGATGACATCATGGCGGGATTGGCTGCTAGAGATG GAATCGATTGGACAGAGTACAAAAGGCAGTTGAAGAAAGCAGAGCAATGGAATGTGGAAGTCTACTAA
- the LOC107424383 gene encoding pathogenesis-related thaumatin-like protein 3.5 isoform X1 gives MASHSFQVPFSLLFLSLSLLFSGVYTATFTITNKCSYTVWPGILSSAGTAQLSTTGFSLQPDESSTISVPASWSGRLWGRTLCSQDSTGKFSCITGDCGSSTVECAGRGAEPPATLAEFTLNGAGGLDFYDVSLVDGYNLAMTVVAQGGSGGNCSTTGCVGDLNAACPSELKVMESEERVACKSACEAFGDPQYCCSGAYGTPDACKPSSYSEFFKSACPHAYSYAYDDGTSTFTCASANYVITFCDTLPTSLKSSNGQYPVAVHVISGSRKTTPIFIGFGITILAAVWQLGWIL, from the exons atGGCTTCCCACTCCTTTCAAGTTCCTTTCTCtttgctctttctctctctttcgctTCTCTTTTcag GTGTTTACACGGCGACGTTTACCATTACGAATAAGTGCAGCTACACGGTTTGGCCGGGCATTTTATCAAGCGCCGGCACCGCACAGCTCTCCACCACTGGCTTTTCTCTCCAGCCGGACGAGTCCAGCACCATTTCCGTTCCGGCCTCATGGTCGGGTCGGTTATGGGGTCGAACACTTTGCTCCCAAGACTCCACCGGGAAGTTCTCTTGCATTACCGGAGACTGCGGCTCATCCACCGTGGAATGCGCTGGTAGAGGAGCCGAGCCACCGGCAACTTTAGCCGAGTTCACTCTCAATGGGGCGGGTGGGCTTGATTTCTATGACGTCAGCTTGGTGGACGGTTATAATTTGGCAATGACGGTTGTGGCTCAAGGAGGAAGCGGAGGGAACTGTTCGACCACCGGATGTGTTGGGGACTTGAATGCTGCATGTCCTTCCGAGCTCAAGGTGATGGAAAGCGAGGAAAGAGTGGCGTGTAAGAGCGCGTGCGAAGCATTTGGGGACCCACAGTATTGCTGCAGTGGGGCCTATGGCACTCCGGATGCCTGTAAACCCAGCTCATATTCTGAATTTTTCAAGAGTGCTTGCCCACACGCTTACAGCTACGCTTATGACGATGGAACCAGTACCTTCACTTGTGCATCTGCAAATTACGTCATCACTTTCTGCGACACTCTTCCCACCAG TTTGAAATCGTCGAATGGCCAATATCCTGTTGCGGTCCACGTCATCTCTGGTTCTCGAAAAACGACACCGATTTTTATTGGTTTCGGAATCACTATTTTGGCAGCAGTTTGGCAGCTGGGATGGATACTTTGA
- the LOC107424401 gene encoding uncharacterized protein LOC107424401 — MADIVKQILAKPIQLADQVIKAADEASSFKQECAELKSKTEKLAGLLRQAARASSDLYERPTKRIIEDTDQVLEKALSLVLKCRANGLMKRVFTIIPAAAFRKMLSQLENSIGDVSWLLRVSAPAENRDDGYLGLPPIAANEPILCLIWEQIAILSTGLLEDRSDAAASLVSLARDNDRYGKLIMEEGGVGPLLKLIKEGQLEGQENAARAIGLLGRDPESVEHMIHAGVCSAFAKILKEGPMKVQAVVAWAVSELVANYPKCQDLFAQNNIIRLLVGHLAFETVQEHSRYTIVMNKATSIHAVVVASNNSNIGNGIKVNDDDRQHESKIQHPMNNQTPSQMYNVVTNTMAMKTKPLQQSNGASQTNQAKSSDHSSLSGSTTKGRELEDPDTKANMKAMAARALWQLAKGNSPICRSITESRALLCFAVLLEKGREDVKHNSAMALMEITAMAEKDTELRRSAFKPNSPACKAVVDQLLKIIEKEDTELLVPCIKAIGNLARTFRATETRVIGPLVKLLDEREAEISKEASIALSKFASTDNYLHLDHSKAIISAGGAKHLIQLVYFGEQVVQFSSLVLLCYIALHVPDSEELAKAEVLTVLEWASKQSSMTQDEALDTLLQEAKSRLELYQSRGSRGFH; from the coding sequence ATGGCGGACATAGTGAAGCAGATCTTGGCCAAACCGATCCAACTTGCGGACCAAGTGATTAAGGCTGCGGACGAGGCAAGTTCGTTCAAGCAGGAATGTGCGGAGCTCAAGTCAAAGACTGAAAAACTGGCGGGGCTTCTCCGTCAGGCAGCTCGCGCTAGCTCTGACCTCTATGAGCGGCCTACGAAGCGGATCATCGAAGACACCGACCAAGTTCTCGAGAAGGCTCTGTCTCTGGTTCTCAAGTGCCGGGCCAACGGCCTCATGAAGCGGGTCTTCACCATCATTCCAGCCGCTGCGTTCCGTAAGATGCTGTCGCAGCTTGAGAACTCGATTGGAGACGTTTCGTGGTTGCTTCGCGTCTCGGCTCCTGCTGAGAATCGTGACGATGGGTATTTGGGTCTGCCTCCTATTGCTGCAAACGAGCCAATTCTGTGTCTCATATGGGAACAGATTGCCATTCTTTCAACGGGATTGCTTGAGGACCGGTCTGATGCGGCGGCTTCACTGGTTTCGCTTGCTCGGGATAACGACCGGTATGGGAAGCTGATCATGGAGGAAGGTGGGGTCGGACCTTTGCTGAAACTGATCAAAGAGGGTCAATTGGAAGGGCAAGAGAACGCTGCCAGAGCGATTGGATTGCTGGGTCGTGACCCTGAAAGCGTCGAGCATATGATCCATGCCGGAGTCTGTTCGgcctttgcaaaaatcctcaaAGAAGGTCCAATGAAAGTTCAGGCCGTGGTGGCTTGGGCTGTGTCTGAGCTTGTAGCTAATTACCCCAAATGCCAAGATCTTTTTGCCCAGAACAACATAATTCGCTTGCTGGTTGGCCACCTTGCTTTCGAAACTGTTCAAGAGCATAGCAGGTATACCATCGTTATGAACAAAGCCACATCAATCCACGCGGTTGTGGTGGCGAGCAATAATTCCAATATCGGAAATGGTATCAAGGTTAATGATGATGATAGGCAGCACGAGTCTAAAATTCAACATCCGATGAATAATCAAACCCCAAGCCAGATGTACAATGTGGTTACCAATACCATGGCCATGAAGACCAAACCTCTCCAACAGAGTAATGGAGCGAGTCAAACCAACCAGGCCAAGAGCAGCGACCATAGTTCGCTTTCGGGGAGTACTACTAAAGGGAGGGAACTGGAAGACCCTGATACCAAGGCCAACATGAAAGCTATGGCAGCAAGAGCACTTTGGCAACTAGCTAAGGGGAACTCACCCATTTGCCGTAGCATCACAGAATCAAGAGCACTCTTATGCTTTGCAGTGCTACTGGAGAAAGGGAGAGAAGATGTTAAACACAATTCCGCTATGGCACTAATGGAAATCACAGCTATGGCAGAGAAAGATACGGAATTGAGAAGATCTGCCTTCAAGCCGAATTCTCCAGCTTGCAAAGCTGTTGTTGATCAATTACTAAAGATCATTGAGAAAGAAGATACAGAACTCCTGGTCCCCTGTATCAAAGCTATTGGGAATTTGGCAAGAACATTCAGAGCAACAGAGACAAGGGTGATTGGCCCACTGGTTAAGCTGCTTGATGAAAGGGAAGCTGAGATTTCCAAGGAGGCTTCAATTGCCCTCTCGAAATTTGCTTCTACAGATAACTACCTCCACCTTGACCACTCAAAGGCAATAATAAGTGCTGGAGGGGCTAAGCACTTAATCCAGCTTGTGTATTTTGGGGAACAAGTTGTTCAATTCTCTTCATTGGTCCTCCTATGCTATATTGCGCTGCATGTACCAGATAGCGAAGAACTTGCCAAGGCTGAGGTGCTGACCGTGCTTGAATGGGCATCCAAGCAATCATCCATGACCCAAGACGAAGCACTGGACACATTGTTACAAGAAGCCAAGAGTAGGTTGGAGCTTTATCAGTCCAGAGGCTCAAGGGGATTCCACTGA
- the LOC107424383 gene encoding pathogenesis-related thaumatin-like protein 3.5 isoform X2, translating into MASHSFQVPFSLLFLSLSLLFSGVYTATFTITNKCSYTVWPGILSSAGTAQLSTTGFSLQPDESSTISVPASWSGRLWGRTLCSQDSTGKFSCITGDCGSSTVECAGRGAEPPATLAEFTLNGAGGLDFYDVSLVDGYNLAMTVVAQGGSGGNCSTTGCVGDLNAACPSELKVMESEERVACKSACEAFGDPQYCCSGAYGTPDACKPSSYSEFFKSACPHAYSYAYDDGTSTFTCASANYVITFCDTLPTSLAAGMDTLKKRHAV; encoded by the exons atGGCTTCCCACTCCTTTCAAGTTCCTTTCTCtttgctctttctctctctttcgctTCTCTTTTcag GTGTTTACACGGCGACGTTTACCATTACGAATAAGTGCAGCTACACGGTTTGGCCGGGCATTTTATCAAGCGCCGGCACCGCACAGCTCTCCACCACTGGCTTTTCTCTCCAGCCGGACGAGTCCAGCACCATTTCCGTTCCGGCCTCATGGTCGGGTCGGTTATGGGGTCGAACACTTTGCTCCCAAGACTCCACCGGGAAGTTCTCTTGCATTACCGGAGACTGCGGCTCATCCACCGTGGAATGCGCTGGTAGAGGAGCCGAGCCACCGGCAACTTTAGCCGAGTTCACTCTCAATGGGGCGGGTGGGCTTGATTTCTATGACGTCAGCTTGGTGGACGGTTATAATTTGGCAATGACGGTTGTGGCTCAAGGAGGAAGCGGAGGGAACTGTTCGACCACCGGATGTGTTGGGGACTTGAATGCTGCATGTCCTTCCGAGCTCAAGGTGATGGAAAGCGAGGAAAGAGTGGCGTGTAAGAGCGCGTGCGAAGCATTTGGGGACCCACAGTATTGCTGCAGTGGGGCCTATGGCACTCCGGATGCCTGTAAACCCAGCTCATATTCTGAATTTTTCAAGAGTGCTTGCCCACACGCTTACAGCTACGCTTATGACGATGGAACCAGTACCTTCACTTGTGCATCTGCAAATTACGTCATCACTTTCTGCGACACTCTTCCCACCAG TTTGGCAGCTGGGATGGATACTTTGAAAAAACGCCATGCCGTCTAG
- the LOC107424382 gene encoding cold shock protein 2, whose protein sequence is MSEERSTGKVRWFNDSKGFGFIKPDDGGEDLFVHQSSIKSDGFRSLAEGESVEFQIALTDDGKTKAIDVTGPDGSSVQGNRKDSYGGGRGGRGGGGGGGYGFGGGWRGSDRRNGGGAGGAGCYNCGDPGHLARDCSRGNTGGGGGGGGGGSCFTCGGYGHLARDCLQGNSGGGGGAGGGGCYKCGEYGHMARDCSRGGSGGGAGGPPGGACFNCGEFGHLARDCGRPSGGGGGRFGGSGGDASCYNCGKPGHFARECPNVP, encoded by the coding sequence ATGTCGGAGGAGAGGTCGACCGGTAAGGTCCGGTGGTTCAACGATTCTAAGGGATTCGGCTTCATCAAGCCCGATGACGGAGGCGAAGATCTCTTCGTCCACCAATCATCCATCAAATCCGATGGATTCCGTAGTCTCGCCGAGGGTGAATCCGTCGAGTTCCAGATCGCGCTTACCGATGACGGCAAAACCAAGGCCATAGACGTAACCGGCCCAGACGGATCGTCGGTACAGGGGAACAGGAAGGACAGCTACGGTGGCGGAAGAGGAGGCCGTGGAGGGGGCGGCGGGGGAGGTTATGGATTCGGCGGTGGATGGAGAGGCAGTGATAGGCGTAATGGCGGTGGTGCCGGAGGCGCCGGGTGCTACAACTGCGGTGATCCAGGTCACTTAGCCAGGGATTGCAGCCGCGGGAACACCGGCGGTGGCGGTGGCGGTGGCGGTGGAGGTAGTTGCTTTACATGTGGTGGTTACGGCCATCTGGCTAGGGACTGTCTTCAGGGGAATTCCGGAGGCGGAGGTGGTGCCGGCGGCGGAGGTTGCTATAAGTGCGGTGAGTATGGTCACATGGCGAGAGACTGTAGTAGGGGAGGTTCTGGTGGTGGCGCCGGCGGACCTCCCGGTGGGGCTTGCTTTAACTGTGGGGAATTCGGCCACTTGGCAAGGGATTGTGGCAGACCAAGTGGTGGCGGTGGAGGAAGGTTCGGAGGCAGTGGCGGCGATGCAAGCTGCTACAACTGTGGGAAGCCTGGGCATTTCGCAAGGGAATGCCCTAACGTGCCTtga
- the LOC107424409 gene encoding ferredoxin--NADP reductase, leaf-type isozyme, chloroplastic isoform X2 — protein MATAVTAAVSFPSSKSTTLPTRTSIILPDRIPFKKVPLHYRDVSTGNRVVSIRAQVTTEAPAKVVKESKKNEEGVVVNKFKPKNPYTGRCLLNTKITGDDAPGETWHMVFSTEGEVPYREGQSIGVIADGVDKNGKPHKLRLYSIASSALGDFGDSKTVSLCVKRLVYTNEKGELVKGVCSNFLCDLKPGAEVNITGPVGKEMLMPKDPNATIIMFNGLAWLFLGVPTSSSLLYKEEFEKMKEKAPENFRLDFAVSREQTNEKGEKMYIQTRMAQYAEELWQLLKKDNTFVYMCGLKGMEKGIDDIMAGLAARDGIDWTEYKRQLKKAEQWNVEVY, from the exons ATGGCAACCGCTGTAACTGCTGCGGTTTCATTTCCTTCCTCCAAATCAACAACTCTTCCTACCAGGACCTCTATCATCTTACCCGATAGAATACCCTTCAAGAAG gttcCTTTGCACTACagagatgtatctacaggtaaCAGAGTGGTTTCCATCAGGGCCCAGGTGACAACTGAAGCTCCTGCTAAGGTTGTGAAGGAATCAAAGAAGAATGAAGAAGGTGTGGTGGTTAACAAGTTCAAACCCAAGAATCCTTACACTGGTAGGTGCCTTCTCAACACCAAGATCACTGGTGATGATGCTCCTGGAGAAACTTGGCACATGGTCTTCAGCACTGAGG GAGAGGTTCCCTATAGAGAAGGTCAATCTATTGGAGTAATTGCAGATGGTGTTGACAAGAATGGAAAGCCTCACAAACTGAGGTTATACTCCATTGCCAGCAGTGCTCTTGGGGACTTTGGAGACTCCAAAACT GTCTCTCTCTGTGTGAAACGGCTTGTCTACACCAATGAGAAGGGAGAACTTGTTAAAGGAGTCTGTTCAAACTTTCTGT GTGACTTGAAACCTGGCGCTGAAGTGAATATTACAGGACCAGTTGGAAAAGAAATGCTTATGCCAAAAGATCCTAATGCAACCATCATTATG TTCAATGGTTTGGCATGGCTTTTCTTGGGTGTCCCAACAAGTAGCTCACTGCTATATAAGGAG GAATTcgagaaaatgaaagagaaggCTCCCGAGAACTTCAGGCTTGACTTTGCCGTCAGCAGAGAGCAGACAAACGAGAAAGGAGAGAAAATGTACATCCAAACCAGAATGGCTCAGTATGCAGAAGAGCTATGGCAACTACTCAAGAAAGATAACACATTTGTTTACATGTGTGGACTGAAGGGAATGGAGAAAGGAATTGATGACATCATGGCGGGATTGGCTGCTAGAGATG GAATCGATTGGACAGAGTACAAAAGGCAGTTGAAGAAAGCAGAGCAATGGAATGTGGAAGTCTACTAA
- the LOC107424442 gene encoding thaumatin-like protein 1: protein MEIQMGFLSYHLFLVLLITFKGVSGATFTFINKCDHTVWPGILASAGSPKLDSTGFELTKGSSRSFQAPTGWSGRFWGRAGCNFDGSGHGSCATGDCGSGQIECNGAGASPPATLAEFTLGSGSQDFYDVSLVDGYNLPMIVEGNGGSGTCATTGCVTDLNRRCPAELKIDGGDACKSACGAFGTPEYCCSGEFASPTTCKPSMYSEIFKSACPQSYSYAYDDSTSTFTCTGADYTITFCPSRPSLKSSSDSSTTTNGSGTGPIEQAALASQWLANLATGDSIRTCPLPFFILVIFVIILPFLYL from the exons ATGGAAATTCAAATGGGTTTCTTATCCTATCATCTATTCCTCGTCCTTTTGATCACTTTTAAAg GGGTTTCAGGGGCTACATTCACATTCATAAACAAGTGCGACCACACAGTATGGCCTGGAATTCTCGCTAGTGCTGGTAGTCCCAAATTAGACAGCACGGGCTTCGAGCTCACCAAAGGAAGCTCTCGCTCTTTCCAAGCCCCAACCGGTTGGTCGGGCCGTTTCTGGGGCCGAGCCGGCTGCAATTTCGACGGCTCGGGCCACGGGTCCTGTGCCACCGGCGACTGCGGCTCCGGCCAAATAGAATGCAACGGCGCCGGAGCTTCCCCTCCGGCAACTCTAGCCGAGTTCACTCTTGGCTCGGGCTCGCAGGACTTCTACGATGTGAGTCTCGTCGACGGCTATAATTTGCCAATGATCGTCGAAGGGAATGGCGGTTCGGGAACATGCGCGACTACAGGGTGCGTGACGGACTTGAACCGGAGGTGCCCGGCGGAGTTGAAGATCGACGGCGGCGATGCATGTAAGAGCGCATGCGGTGCATTCGGTACGCCGGAGTACTGTTGCAGCGGCGAGTTCGCCTCACCGACGACTTGCAAGCCGTCGATGTACTCGGAAATTTTCAAGTCCGCGTGTCCTCAGTCGTATAGCTACGCGTATGATGATTCCACTAGTACTTTCACGTGTACGGGTGCTGATTATACAATCACATTTTGCCCTTCTCGCCCAag TTTGAAATCCTCCAGCGATTCGTCGACGACAACAAACGGGTCAGGGACGGGACCAATAGAGCAGGCTGCACTGGCTAGTCAATGGCTAGCCAATTTGGCTACTGGGGATTCAATTAGAACCTGTCCTTTGccgttttttattttggtcatcTTCGTCATCATCTTGccatttttgtatttgtag